In the genome of Negativicoccus succinicivorans, one region contains:
- a CDS encoding amino acid ABC transporter ATP-binding protein has protein sequence MAFIEMENIHKKFGTTEVLRGCTLLRERGGVTSVIGPSGSGKSTFLRCLCHLETIDRGTILVDGKALATDSEAGSVYAKPEEIQKICRKMGMVFQQFNLFPHMTVLDNIMIAPQIVKGMKKQDILPMAEAQLERVGLYTKKDVYPSQLSGGQKQRVAIARALAMEPQIMLFDEPTSALDPELTGEVLKTIQRLAEEKLTMILVTHEMAFARSVADQILFMVDGVVEEEGTPEQIFTAPRSERTQAFLASMIGNR, from the coding sequence ATGGCTTTTATTGAAATGGAAAATATCCACAAAAAATTCGGTACGACAGAAGTCTTGCGCGGCTGCACGTTGCTGCGCGAGCGCGGCGGCGTGACCTCGGTCATCGGTCCGTCCGGCAGCGGCAAAAGCACATTTCTGCGTTGTCTGTGCCACTTGGAAACCATTGACCGAGGCACGATTTTGGTCGACGGTAAAGCGCTCGCGACCGACAGCGAAGCCGGCAGCGTATATGCCAAACCGGAAGAAATTCAAAAGATTTGCCGTAAAATGGGCATGGTCTTTCAGCAGTTTAATCTTTTCCCGCACATGACGGTATTGGATAACATTATGATCGCGCCGCAAATTGTCAAGGGCATGAAAAAACAGGACATTTTGCCGATGGCGGAAGCGCAACTCGAACGCGTCGGTCTTTACACGAAAAAAGATGTGTATCCGAGCCAACTCTCCGGCGGGCAGAAGCAGCGTGTCGCCATTGCCCGCGCCTTGGCGATGGAGCCGCAAATCATGCTCTTTGATGAACCGACGTCCGCGCTGGATCCGGAACTTACCGGTGAAGTCTTAAAAACTATTCAGCGGCTCGCGGAAGAAAAACTCACGATGATTCTCGTGACGCACGAGATGGCTTTTGCCCGTTCGGTCGCCGACCAGATTTTATTTATGGTTGACGGCGTAGTGGAAGAAGAAGGTACGCCCGAGCAAATTTTCACTGCCCCGCGGAGTGAACGCACGCAGGCGTTTCTCGCGTCCATGATCGGCAACCGATAA
- a CDS encoding amino acid ABC transporter permease, whose product MDYIVSILPTLLSGLKVTAEIFFLTIVLSLPLGVLLAIFRVRSWKPIRELVAAYIYVMRGTPLMLQILFIYYGLPLIPGVSIQFGDFTAALIAFVANYAAYFAEIFRGGIQNISRGQYEGAKVLGFTYPQTMRYIILPQVVKRVLAPVGNETITLLKDTSLVYVLAMDDLMRLTRSVVQRDFDTTAFFVAGVIYLICTFFLTKILTRLEKHFAVYED is encoded by the coding sequence ATGGATTACATTGTTTCAATTTTACCGACGTTGTTGTCGGGCTTAAAGGTGACGGCGGAAATTTTTTTCCTGACGATCGTCTTATCGTTACCGCTTGGCGTTTTGCTGGCGATTTTCCGCGTGCGCAGCTGGAAACCGATCCGCGAACTCGTGGCGGCCTATATTTACGTTATGCGCGGTACGCCGCTGATGCTGCAGATCCTGTTCATCTATTACGGATTGCCGCTCATTCCCGGCGTTTCCATCCAGTTCGGGGACTTTACGGCGGCCCTGATCGCGTTCGTCGCCAACTATGCGGCGTACTTTGCGGAAATTTTCCGCGGCGGCATCCAAAACATCAGCCGCGGTCAGTATGAAGGGGCCAAGGTGCTCGGCTTCACGTACCCGCAAACGATGCGTTACATCATTTTGCCGCAGGTCGTCAAACGGGTTCTCGCTCCGGTCGGTAACGAAACCATTACTCTCTTGAAAGATACGTCCTTGGTCTATGTACTCGCGATGGACGATTTGATGCGACTGACACGCAGCGTCGTGCAGCGCGATTTCGATACGACCGCGTTTTTCGTGGCGGGCGTGATTTACCTCATCTGTACGTTCTTCCTGACGAAAATTTTAACGCGACTGGAAAAACACTTCGCTGTGTACGAAGATTAG
- a CDS encoding amino acid ABC transporter substrate-binding protein: protein MNWKKMTVTALIGLGVVGVLAGCGNDAKPAAADTKLPTKVVVGLDDNFPPMGFRDEKGELTGFDIELAKEVGKRTGIQMEFKPIDWASKEAELTAKRVDLLWNGLTITDQRKEKIDFSEPYMHNDQIIVTLKSRADLKDIDSLAGKIVGTQEGGTGIDALAKLPDLKNSFKELRLYAVYTDALMDLEIGRIDAVLVDGVVGRYYMTKKPDTFYELPKVLATEVYGVGMRKDSAELKKAIDRAIGEIKADGTGEKISKKWFGKDVMN from the coding sequence ATGAACTGGAAAAAAATGACAGTCACAGCATTAATCGGTCTCGGTGTAGTCGGCGTGTTGGCAGGTTGCGGTAACGATGCGAAACCGGCCGCAGCGGACACAAAATTACCGACGAAAGTCGTTGTCGGCTTAGACGATAATTTCCCGCCGATGGGCTTCCGCGATGAAAAAGGCGAATTGACAGGCTTTGATATCGAGCTGGCGAAAGAAGTCGGTAAACGTACCGGCATACAAATGGAATTCAAACCGATTGATTGGGCGAGCAAGGAAGCGGAACTTACCGCCAAACGCGTTGACCTTCTTTGGAACGGGCTGACGATTACGGATCAACGTAAAGAAAAAATCGATTTCTCCGAACCTTACATGCACAATGATCAGATTATCGTTACATTGAAATCCCGCGCGGATTTGAAGGATATAGATTCGCTGGCTGGTAAAATTGTCGGCACGCAGGAAGGCGGCACGGGAATTGACGCGCTGGCGAAATTGCCGGATTTGAAAAATTCCTTTAAAGAATTACGCCTGTATGCGGTCTATACGGATGCGTTGATGGACTTGGAAATCGGCCGTATTGATGCGGTGTTGGTGGACGGCGTTGTCGGACGTTACTACATGACGAAGAAACCGGATACTTTCTATGAATTGCCGAAGGTCTTGGCGACCGAAGTATACGGCGTGGGCATGCGTAAAGATTCCGCCGAACTCAAAAAGGCGATTGATCGGGCGATCGGTGAAATCAAAGCCGATGGAACGGGAGAGAAGATCTCCAAAAAATGGTTCGGCAAAGATGTCATGAACTGA
- the purN gene encoding phosphoribosylglycinamide formyltransferase — translation MKKLAIFASGRGSNARALIDACRSGLIEARPVVLFSDHPDAPALAMARAAGVDCHAFAPREFADKAAYENAVVEMLRPYAPDYICLAGYMRIVGAPILAVYEGRIVNIHPALLPSFPGLHAQRQAIDAGVKVSGCTVHFVDAGMDSGPIIMQTVVPVFASDDETSLAERILTVEHPTYVEAMAALCRDELCIVKRKVVRRMASGEE, via the coding sequence ATGAAAAAGTTAGCTATCTTCGCGTCCGGGCGCGGCTCGAATGCCCGGGCGCTGATCGACGCGTGCCGCAGCGGTTTGATCGAGGCGCGGCCGGTCGTTTTGTTCAGCGATCACCCCGACGCCCCCGCGCTTGCGATGGCGCGGGCGGCGGGCGTCGATTGCCACGCGTTTGCGCCGCGGGAATTTGCGGATAAAGCCGCTTACGAAAACGCGGTCGTGGAAATGCTGCGCCCGTATGCGCCCGATTATATTTGCCTGGCGGGCTATATGCGGATTGTCGGCGCGCCGATTTTAGCGGTGTACGAGGGGCGGATCGTCAATATTCATCCGGCGCTTTTACCGTCATTCCCCGGATTGCATGCGCAACGTCAGGCGATTGATGCCGGCGTTAAAGTGAGCGGTTGCACCGTGCATTTTGTCGACGCGGGCATGGACAGCGGTCCGATTATTATGCAGACGGTGGTACCGGTATTTGCAAGTGATGACGAAACATCGCTTGCCGAACGTATTTTAACAGTAGAACATCCGACCTATGTAGAGGCGATGGCGGCGTTATGCCGTGATGAACTTTGCATAGTGAAACGGAAAGTGGTACGGCGTATGGCGTCGGGGGAGGAGTGA
- the purD gene encoding phosphoribosylamine--glycine ligase, translated as MKIVLVGNGGREHALAWKLAQSERVSEIVAVPGRYGMHEVAEYLPLDWNSTAELADIITMQAPDLVVVGSEGPLADGIVDVLTKREILVFGPTQAAARIESSKVFAKDLFARYHIPTAAYGSFTDADKAIAFLDEMQAPYVIKADGLAAGKGVVIAETYEDAVEAIHSMLTGDAFGSAGEKIIIEEFMVGEEASLLAFVDGETVIPMIPAQDHKRLLTDDRGPNTGGMGAFAPAAVVTDAVYEAAVEQILKPTAAALVAEGSPFRGVLYAGLMITADGPKVVEFNCRFGDPETQVLLPLLDSDLADIMEKICTGHIDQVRLRWLNAHAVCVVAASFGYPRKTYRGDRITGLAEAAAQDALVFHAGTRHIDDSYFTDGGRVLDVVAVRPGLAEAKEAAYQALSKIEFDGMQFRTDIADKELLRTQK; from the coding sequence ATGAAAATCGTCTTGGTAGGTAACGGCGGTCGTGAACACGCACTCGCCTGGAAGCTTGCGCAGAGTGAACGCGTCAGCGAAATCGTGGCCGTTCCCGGTCGTTACGGCATGCATGAAGTGGCGGAATATTTGCCGTTGGATTGGAACAGCACGGCGGAACTGGCGGATATTATTACGATGCAGGCGCCGGATCTCGTCGTGGTCGGCAGTGAAGGACCGTTGGCCGACGGTATCGTCGATGTGCTCACAAAACGGGAAATTCTCGTTTTCGGCCCGACGCAGGCGGCGGCGCGCATTGAAAGTTCCAAGGTGTTCGCCAAAGATCTTTTCGCTCGTTACCACATTCCGACGGCGGCGTACGGCAGTTTTACCGATGCCGATAAAGCCATTGCCTTTTTGGATGAAATGCAGGCGCCGTATGTAATCAAAGCGGACGGTCTGGCGGCCGGTAAGGGCGTTGTCATTGCGGAGACGTATGAAGACGCGGTGGAGGCGATTCACTCCATGTTGACCGGTGACGCGTTCGGCAGCGCCGGTGAAAAAATTATTATTGAAGAATTCATGGTCGGCGAAGAAGCGAGCCTGTTGGCATTCGTCGACGGGGAAACGGTCATCCCCATGATTCCCGCGCAGGATCATAAACGTTTGTTGACCGATGATCGCGGTCCGAATACCGGCGGCATGGGCGCGTTCGCGCCGGCCGCGGTGGTGACGGACGCGGTGTACGAAGCCGCGGTGGAACAAATTTTGAAACCGACGGCGGCCGCTCTCGTGGCGGAAGGATCACCGTTCCGCGGCGTATTATACGCGGGGTTGATGATCACGGCGGACGGGCCGAAAGTGGTGGAATTTAACTGCCGTTTCGGCGATCCGGAAACGCAGGTATTGTTGCCGCTTTTGGACAGTGATCTTGCGGATATCATGGAAAAAATTTGCACGGGACATATTGATCAGGTGCGTTTGCGTTGGCTGAACGCGCATGCGGTGTGCGTAGTGGCGGCATCGTTCGGCTATCCGCGCAAAACGTACCGCGGTGATCGCATCACGGGGCTTGCCGAGGCGGCCGCGCAGGATGCGCTCGTCTTTCACGCGGGAACGCGTCATATCGATGACTCGTATTTTACCGACGGCGGTCGAGTCTTGGACGTTGTCGCCGTACGCCCCGGGTTGGCGGAAGCGAAAGAAGCCGCCTATCAGGCTCTTTCGAAAATTGAATTTGACGGCATGCAATTTCGTACGGATATTGCCGATAAAGAATTATTGCGTACGCAAAAATAA
- the purM gene encoding phosphoribosylformylglycinamidine cyclo-ligase: MSVNEREALTYAAAGVNIDAGNRAVELMKDAVKATYTDGVLGDVGGFGGLFSLGAIAMKEPVLVAGTDGVGTKLRLAIDRGEHTTIGQDCVAMCVNDVLVQGARPLFFLDYIATGELVPEQIATIVKGVAAACQESGCALLGGETAEMAGFYAPGDYDLAGFAVGLVDREKIITGERIAAGDVIIGLPSSGVHSNGYSLVRRIISREELQLDQVYPGLERSLGEELLTPTRLYPKAILPLLDAVDVKGMVHITGGGFYDNIPRVLPKGLGAHIDGTSYPVPPVFSSLASWGNVSQHEMYRTFNMGLGMLVIVAPEDAEKTLQNLADRGETAYRVGEVTTDGEVVVSGV; this comes from the coding sequence ATGTCCGTAAACGAACGGGAAGCACTGACGTATGCCGCCGCCGGCGTCAATATTGACGCCGGAAATCGGGCGGTGGAACTGATGAAAGATGCCGTGAAGGCGACCTATACCGATGGAGTGTTGGGTGATGTCGGCGGTTTCGGCGGACTTTTTTCGCTGGGGGCGATTGCCATGAAAGAACCGGTGCTGGTGGCCGGTACGGATGGTGTCGGCACCAAGTTGCGGTTAGCCATTGATCGCGGCGAACATACCACGATCGGGCAGGACTGCGTGGCGATGTGCGTGAATGACGTGCTCGTGCAGGGCGCGCGTCCGCTTTTCTTCCTCGACTATATTGCGACCGGTGAACTCGTTCCCGAACAGATCGCAACCATTGTGAAAGGTGTCGCGGCGGCCTGTCAGGAATCCGGCTGCGCGCTTTTGGGTGGGGAAACGGCAGAAATGGCCGGCTTCTACGCGCCGGGCGATTATGACCTGGCGGGATTCGCCGTCGGTCTCGTCGATCGTGAAAAAATCATCACCGGTGAACGCATTGCGGCGGGCGATGTTATTATCGGTTTGCCGTCGAGCGGCGTGCATTCGAACGGTTATTCGCTCGTGCGGCGCATTATTTCACGTGAAGAGCTCCAATTGGACCAAGTCTATCCGGGTTTGGAACGTTCGCTCGGTGAGGAATTGCTCACGCCGACGCGCTTGTATCCGAAAGCGATTTTGCCGCTTTTGGACGCGGTCGATGTCAAAGGCATGGTGCATATTACCGGCGGCGGATTTTACGATAATATTCCGCGCGTGTTGCCGAAAGGTTTGGGCGCGCATATTGACGGCACGAGTTATCCGGTGCCGCCGGTTTTCAGCTCGCTTGCGTCCTGGGGCAATGTCTCGCAGCATGAGATGTACCGCACGTTTAACATGGGCCTCGGCATGCTCGTCATCGTCGCGCCCGAAGACGCGGAAAAAACCTTGCAAAACTTGGCGGATCGCGGCGAAACCGCGTATCGCGTAGGGGAAGTCACAACGGACGGCGAAGTCGTCGTCAGCGGTGTGTAG
- the purH gene encoding bifunctional phosphoribosylaminoimidazolecarboxamide formyltransferase/IMP cyclohydrolase, producing the protein MARRALLSVSDKTGIVKLAQQLSGAGYELISTGGTLAALQKAGVEVTPVETVTQFPEMLDGRVKTLHPMVHAGILARRDHPDHMEALAQHGITPIDIVVVNLYPFAETIAKPGVTLADAIEQIDIGGPSMIRAAAKNWRDVLVVTSPAQYEDLAEHVSEGTVSDHYRFGLAQAAFAHTAAYDAKIAQYLAAQSPDEESTETPAKTSESAFPQQFELHMEKVMDLRYGENPHQQAAFYRTPGSKGGVANAKQLHGKELSYNNLVDTEAAWQLACSLTTPSCAIIKHTNPCGFAVGEDMAEAFTRAFAADDVSAYGGIVACNREVDLAAAEKMRPIFFEVVIAPKFSPDALALLSEKKNIRLLEADAPQEGDWQLKHISGGLLLQDADDRQDDEATWQVVTKRQPTAEEMQALRLAWAVVRHVKSNAIVVTDAKATLGIGAGQMNRVGAAKIALEQAGAKAKGAVLASDAFFPFGDTVETAAQAGITAIIQPGGSIRDQESIAAADAAGIAMVCTGTRHFRHG; encoded by the coding sequence ATGGCCAGACGGGCTTTACTGAGTGTCTCCGATAAAACGGGGATTGTGAAACTTGCGCAGCAACTTTCAGGGGCGGGGTATGAATTAATTTCCACGGGAGGAACATTGGCCGCGTTGCAAAAGGCGGGAGTGGAAGTGACTCCGGTCGAAACGGTCACGCAATTTCCCGAAATGCTCGACGGTCGCGTCAAAACGCTGCACCCCATGGTGCATGCCGGGATCCTGGCGCGGCGCGATCATCCGGATCATATGGAGGCGCTGGCGCAGCACGGCATTACGCCGATCGATATTGTCGTCGTCAATTTGTATCCGTTTGCGGAAACGATCGCCAAGCCCGGCGTGACATTGGCGGACGCGATCGAACAGATCGATATCGGCGGGCCGTCGATGATTCGCGCGGCGGCCAAAAACTGGCGCGATGTGCTTGTCGTCACCAGCCCCGCGCAGTACGAGGATCTGGCGGAACATGTCAGTGAAGGTACGGTCAGTGATCACTATCGGTTCGGATTGGCGCAGGCCGCGTTTGCGCATACCGCGGCGTACGATGCGAAAATCGCGCAATATTTGGCGGCGCAGTCACCGGACGAAGAATCGACCGAGACGCCGGCAAAAACGTCAGAATCGGCATTTCCGCAGCAATTTGAGCTGCATATGGAAAAGGTCATGGATCTGCGTTACGGTGAAAATCCGCATCAGCAGGCGGCGTTTTACCGGACGCCCGGCAGCAAAGGCGGCGTAGCCAACGCCAAGCAGCTTCACGGCAAAGAACTTTCCTATAATAACTTGGTCGATACGGAAGCGGCTTGGCAGCTTGCGTGTTCCCTTACAACGCCGAGTTGTGCTATTATAAAACATACGAATCCGTGCGGTTTTGCCGTCGGCGAAGATATGGCCGAAGCCTTTACGCGGGCGTTTGCCGCGGATGATGTTTCCGCGTACGGCGGCATTGTCGCTTGCAATCGTGAAGTGGATCTGGCGGCCGCGGAAAAAATGCGTCCGATCTTTTTTGAAGTCGTCATCGCGCCGAAGTTCAGCCCCGACGCGTTGGCATTGTTATCGGAAAAGAAAAATATTCGCTTATTGGAAGCCGATGCTCCGCAGGAAGGCGATTGGCAGCTGAAACACATTTCCGGCGGCCTTTTGTTGCAAGACGCCGATGACCGTCAGGACGACGAAGCGACATGGCAGGTCGTTACCAAGCGGCAACCGACGGCGGAAGAAATGCAAGCCCTGCGTCTCGCTTGGGCGGTCGTGCGTCATGTCAAATCGAATGCGATTGTCGTGACCGACGCGAAAGCGACGCTCGGGATTGGCGCGGGACAGATGAATCGTGTCGGCGCGGCGAAGATCGCCTTGGAACAGGCAGGCGCGAAGGCAAAAGGCGCGGTGCTTGCTTCCGATGCGTTTTTCCCGTTCGGTGATACCGTGGAAACGGCGGCGCAAGCCGGCATCACGGCGATCATTCAACCGGGCGGATCCATTCGCGATCAGGAATCTATTGCGGCGGCGGATGCTGCTGGTATCGCAATGGTTTGCACGGGTACGCGGCATTTCCGACACGGCTGA
- the purC gene encoding phosphoribosylaminoimidazolesuccinocarboxamide synthase, protein MEKLEMMYEGKAKQVFKTDRDDEVIVRYKDDATAFNGAKKGTITDKGVLNNKITTFFFDLLAKNGVPTHFIERLDDREQRVKKLSIVPLEVIIRNRCAGSMAKRYGREEGEELAFPTIEFCLKDDDLDDPLINTYHIRALNIASQEDLDTITKLAFKVNDVLKKFLAEKEVILVDFKLEFGKDTKGNILLGDEISPDTCRFWDANTLEKLDKDRFRRDLGNVEEAYHEMLRRLTGKEN, encoded by the coding sequence ATGGAAAAATTGGAAATGATGTACGAAGGCAAAGCGAAACAGGTATTCAAAACGGATCGCGACGACGAAGTTATCGTTCGTTATAAAGACGACGCGACGGCATTCAACGGCGCGAAAAAAGGCACCATTACCGACAAAGGCGTATTAAATAATAAGATTACGACTTTTTTCTTTGATCTTTTGGCGAAAAACGGTGTGCCGACGCATTTTATCGAACGCTTGGATGATCGTGAACAGCGCGTCAAAAAACTTTCGATCGTTCCGTTGGAAGTCATTATCCGCAACCGCTGCGCCGGCTCGATGGCGAAACGTTACGGCCGCGAAGAAGGCGAAGAACTCGCTTTCCCGACGATTGAATTCTGCCTGAAAGATGATGATCTCGACGATCCGCTGATCAACACGTACCACATTCGCGCGCTCAACATCGCGTCGCAGGAAGACTTGGACACCATCACGAAACTCGCGTTCAAAGTCAATGATGTTCTGAAAAAATTCCTGGCGGAAAAGGAAGTTATTTTGGTCGACTTCAAATTGGAATTCGGCAAAGACACGAAAGGCAACATTCTGCTCGGCGATGAAATCTCTCCGGACACCTGCCGTTTCTGGGATGCCAACACCTTGGAAAAACTCGACAAAGATCGTTTCCGTCGCGATCTCGGTAATGTGGAAGAGGCGTATCATGAAATGCTGCGCCGCTTGACAGGAAAAGAAAACTGA
- the purF gene encoding amidophosphoribosyltransferase yields the protein MAYDSIWDRIEEECGVFGIYDPDTSVPLSAYYGLFALQHRGQESAGITVADGQTMTTQAGMGLVTEVFRDLPADNGKIAIGHVRYSTTGASIKENVQPLQVETDLGPVAIAHNGNLVNARLLREKQIKLGTTFRTTMDTEVIVNLLARSVGKDVTERLQDVCQQIDGAYCLVVATATELYGVRDPQGYRPLCLGATDTGWVLASETCALDSVGAKFVRDIAPGQIVRIAADGPHFSSLVTPQSKRRQARCSFEYVYFARPDSVLDGESVYDARLNMGARLWEECGFTGDIVMSVPDSGNVAAIGYARASGIPYAEGLIKNRYMGRTFIQPTQAMRERSVKMKLNPVINNVAGKRVVLIDDSIVRGTTSGIIINLLRNAGAKEIALCVSSPTVEYPCYFGIDTSERNQLIAVTHTVEEIREHIGADRLHFLSQEGLAKAIAGLRKEDLCFACFDGDYRGPIPEQEEVCP from the coding sequence ATGGCGTACGACTCTATCTGGGACCGCATTGAGGAAGAGTGCGGGGTGTTCGGGATCTATGACCCCGACACCTCGGTGCCCCTGTCCGCCTACTACGGTTTGTTTGCGTTGCAGCATCGCGGTCAGGAAAGTGCCGGGATCACGGTCGCCGACGGCCAAACGATGACGACGCAGGCGGGCATGGGTCTGGTCACGGAAGTGTTCCGGGATTTGCCGGCGGATAACGGCAAAATCGCGATCGGTCATGTGCGTTACTCCACGACCGGCGCCAGCATTAAAGAAAACGTGCAGCCGTTGCAGGTGGAAACGGACCTCGGTCCGGTTGCGATCGCGCATAACGGCAACCTTGTGAACGCGCGCTTGTTGCGGGAAAAACAAATTAAACTCGGCACGACATTTCGCACGACGATGGACACGGAAGTCATTGTCAATTTACTCGCGCGCTCCGTGGGCAAAGATGTCACGGAACGTTTGCAAGATGTGTGTCAGCAAATCGACGGCGCGTACTGCTTAGTGGTCGCGACGGCGACGGAACTGTACGGCGTACGCGATCCGCAAGGCTATCGTCCGTTGTGCCTCGGGGCTACGGATACCGGCTGGGTCTTGGCGTCCGAAACTTGCGCGCTGGATTCGGTCGGCGCGAAATTCGTCCGCGACATCGCGCCGGGACAAATCGTGCGTATCGCCGCCGACGGTCCGCATTTCAGCTCTCTTGTCACGCCGCAAAGCAAGCGCCGGCAAGCGCGCTGCTCGTTTGAATACGTGTATTTCGCGCGCCCCGATTCGGTTTTGGACGGGGAAAGCGTGTACGATGCGCGCCTCAACATGGGGGCCCGGTTATGGGAAGAATGCGGCTTCACGGGCGATATCGTCATGAGCGTGCCGGACTCCGGCAACGTCGCGGCGATCGGCTATGCGCGCGCGTCAGGCATTCCCTACGCGGAAGGCCTGATTAAAAACCGCTACATGGGACGCACCTTTATTCAGCCGACGCAGGCCATGCGGGAACGTTCCGTCAAAATGAAACTTAACCCGGTCATCAATAACGTCGCCGGCAAACGCGTCGTTTTAATCGACGACTCGATTGTGCGCGGCACGACGAGCGGGATTATTATTAATTTACTGCGCAACGCGGGCGCCAAAGAAATCGCGCTTTGCGTTTCTTCACCGACGGTGGAATATCCTTGCTATTTCGGCATCGATACTTCGGAGCGGAACCAGCTGATCGCGGTCACGCATACGGTGGAAGAAATTCGCGAACATATCGGCGCCGACCGATTGCATTTCCTGTCGCAGGAAGGTTTGGCCAAAGCGATTGCGGGTTTGCGTAAAGAGGATCTTTGCTTTGCCTGCTTTGACGGCGATTATCGGGGACCGATCCCGGAACAGGAGGAAGTATGTCCGTAA
- a CDS encoding DUF456 family protein — translation MNTILVFILVFLLICCIAATAAGLPGNYAMMLVLVGFGLLDGFRLFSVTAVALLVGALVLGEVIEFLAGMIGVRRKRRGWKTQMIAVGGGILGGIIGSGILPIVGSLIGVVIGVFVATYAAVYYEHKDQQAAKSVAISAAIAQLIGTGLKVVISLFVLTTVVFIAIVAQTGATIH, via the coding sequence GTGAACACAATCTTGGTATTTATCCTCGTCTTTCTCCTGATTTGCTGCATCGCGGCGACGGCGGCGGGGTTGCCGGGCAACTACGCTATGATGCTGGTGCTGGTGGGCTTCGGTCTGCTGGACGGTTTTCGTTTATTTTCCGTGACGGCGGTCGCGTTGCTGGTCGGCGCGCTCGTCTTGGGGGAAGTCATCGAATTCCTTGCGGGCATGATCGGTGTGCGGCGTAAGCGGCGCGGCTGGAAAACGCAAATGATCGCCGTGGGCGGCGGTATTTTGGGCGGCATCATAGGCAGCGGCATCTTGCCGATTGTCGGCTCGCTGATCGGCGTCGTCATCGGCGTGTTTGTCGCCACCTATGCGGCCGTTTATTATGAGCATAAAGATCAGCAGGCCGCGAAATCGGTAGCGATCAGCGCCGCGATAGCGCAACTGATCGGGACGGGACTCAAAGTGGTGATTTCACTTTTTGTTTTAACGACGGTGGTTTTCATCGCCATTGTTGCGCAGACAGGCGCGACGATCCATTAA
- the purE gene encoding 5-(carboxyamino)imidazole ribonucleotide mutase — MRVAVVMGSDSDWKVMQGAVNILKEFGVEHRVAIASAHRTPEKLAQFVHDEEAAGATCFIAGAGAAAHLPGVVASLTCRPVIGVPLAASLGGLDALLAIVQMPSGMPVATVAIGGAKNAALLAIQIGAASDEKLARQFADYRKEQAEKVEKKDQKLQAEL; from the coding sequence ATGAGAGTAGCGGTAGTTATGGGCAGCGACTCCGATTGGAAAGTTATGCAGGGCGCTGTCAACATCCTGAAAGAATTCGGTGTCGAACATCGTGTAGCGATTGCGTCGGCGCATCGCACGCCGGAAAAATTGGCGCAATTTGTGCATGATGAAGAAGCGGCCGGTGCGACCTGCTTTATCGCGGGCGCGGGCGCGGCCGCGCATTTACCGGGGGTAGTGGCAAGCTTGACCTGCCGCCCCGTGATCGGCGTACCGTTGGCGGCCAGCTTAGGCGGGCTTGATGCGTTGCTGGCCATTGTGCAGATGCCGAGCGGCATGCCGGTAGCGACGGTGGCCATCGGCGGCGCGAAAAACGCGGCGCTGCTCGCGATCCAAATCGGCGCGGCAAGCGATGAAAAACTCGCGCGGCAATTTGCCGATTATCGCAAAGAACAGGCCGAAAAAGTGGAAAAGAAAGATCAGAAACTGCAAGCTGAATTATAA